Proteins encoded in a region of the Solanum dulcamara chromosome 9, daSolDulc1.2, whole genome shotgun sequence genome:
- the LOC129902177 gene encoding ABSCISIC ACID-INSENSITIVE 5-like protein 5 isoform X1 encodes MGSNYHFKNFGNEPPGEGGSGGGGKQPGNFGLPRQPSIYSLTFDEFLSSTGGSGKDFGSMNMDELLKNIWNAEESQTIGGPGNNGQEVGIPGGHLQRQGSLTLPRTLSQKTVDEVWRDMSKEHGGGKDGNSVGVPPNIPQTQRQQTLGEITLEEFLVRAGVVREDAQLAAKSNNAGGIFADLSYAGNNTGLAFGYQQSNNRNTGLMAGSIPNKNGEIIIQSANLPLNVNGVRSTQQQLRPQQLQQNQQPQPQQPQQQPIFPKQPALPYGAPMGIPNSGQLGSPRMRSGMVGIADPALNSNFIQGASLMGGGMNMVGLGASGVTVATASPGVSSSDGLGKSNGDTPSVSPVPYVFNGGLRGRKYSTVEKVVERRQRRMIKNRESAARSRARKQAYTMELEAEVAKLKEENDELQKKQEEMLEMQKNQVMEMMNLQKGAKRRCLRRTQTGPW; translated from the exons ATGGGGAGTAATTATCATTTCAAGAACTTTGGAAATGAGCCACCAGGGGAAGGTGGAAGTGGTGGTGGTGGGAAGCAGCCGGGGAACTTTGGGTTGCCGCGGCAGCCGTCTATCTATTCATTGACGTTTGATGAGTTTCTGAGCTCAACAGGAGGGAGTGGAAAAGATTTTGGATCAATGAACATGGATGAGTTGCTAAAGAACATATGGAATGCTGAGGAGAGTCAAACAATAGGAGGGCCTGGGAATAATGGGCAAGAGGTTGGTATTCCAGGTGGGCATTTGCAGAGGCAAGGCTCTTTGACTTTACCTAGGACTCTGAGTCAAAAGACTGTTGATGAAGTTTGGAGAGATATGTCAAAGGAGCATGGTGGTGGGAAGGATGGAAATAGTGTTGGGGTGCCACCAAATATTCCTCAGACTCAGAGGCAACAGACTTTAGGGGAGATAACACTTGAGGAATTCTTAGTTAGAGCTGGAGTTGTGAGAGAAGATGCACAGTTAGCTGCTAAATCGAATAATGCTGGAGGAATCTTTGCTGATTTGTCCTATGCTGGGAATAATACAGGGCTTGCATTTGGATATCAACAATCTAATAATAGGAACACGGGTTTAATGGCTGGTAGTATCCCTAACAAGAATGGGGAAATTATTATTCAGTCTGCTAATTTACCATTGAATGTGAATGGGGTTAGATCCACGCAACAACAGCTAAGACCACAGCAACTGCAACAGAACCAACAACCACAGCCACAGCAGCCACAGCAGCAACCTATTTTCCCTAAGCAGCCTGCTTTGCCTTATGGTGCTCCTATGGGTATCCCAAATAGTGGTCAGTTGGGCAGTCCGAGAATGAGGTCGGGGATGGTTGGTATTGCTGATCCAGCACTCAACTCTAATTTCATTCAAGGTGCTTCTCTAATGGGTGGAGGAATGAATATGGTAGGTTTAGGAGCCAGTGGGGTTACTGTTGCAACAGCATCTCCAGGTGTTTCATCATCAGATGGACTTGGGAAGAGCAATGGAGATACGCCTTCTGTATCTCCAGTTCCTTATGTGTTTAATGGTGGTTTAAGAGGCAGGAAATACAGTACTGTGGAGAAGGTTGTTGAAAGGAGGCAGAGGAGAATGATAAAAAATAGAGAGTCAGCTGCTAGATCAAGAGCTCGAAAGCAG GCCTATACTATGGAGCTAGAAGCAGAAGTCGCAAAACTAAAAGAAGAAAACGATGAACTTCAAAAGAAACAG GAAGAAATGTTGGAAATGCAGAAGAATCAG GTTATGGAAATGATGAACCTTCAAAAGGGCGCTAAAAGGCGATGCTTAAGACGGACACAAACTGGTCCATGGTAA
- the LOC129902177 gene encoding ABSCISIC ACID-INSENSITIVE 5-like protein 5 isoform X2 translates to MGSNYHFKNFGNEPPGEGGSGGGGKQPGNFGLPRQPSIYSLTFDEFLSSTGGSGKDFGSMNMDELLKNIWNAEESQTIGGPGNNGQEVGIPGGHLQRQGSLTLPRTLSQKTVDEVWRDMSKEHGGGKDGNSVGVPPNIPQTQRQQTLGEITLEEFLVRAGVVREDAQLAAKSNNAGGIFADLSYAGNNTGLAFGYQQSNNRNTGLMAGSIPNKNGEIIIQSANLPLNVNGVRSTQQQLRPQQLQQNQQPQPQQPQQQPIFPKQPALPYGAPMGIPNSGQLGSPRMRSGMVGIADPALNSNFIQGASLMGGGMNMVGLGASGVTVATASPGVSSSDGLGKSNGDTPSVSPVPYVFNGGLRGRKYSTVEKVVERRQRRMIKNRESAARSRARKQCCQRCT, encoded by the exons ATGGGGAGTAATTATCATTTCAAGAACTTTGGAAATGAGCCACCAGGGGAAGGTGGAAGTGGTGGTGGTGGGAAGCAGCCGGGGAACTTTGGGTTGCCGCGGCAGCCGTCTATCTATTCATTGACGTTTGATGAGTTTCTGAGCTCAACAGGAGGGAGTGGAAAAGATTTTGGATCAATGAACATGGATGAGTTGCTAAAGAACATATGGAATGCTGAGGAGAGTCAAACAATAGGAGGGCCTGGGAATAATGGGCAAGAGGTTGGTATTCCAGGTGGGCATTTGCAGAGGCAAGGCTCTTTGACTTTACCTAGGACTCTGAGTCAAAAGACTGTTGATGAAGTTTGGAGAGATATGTCAAAGGAGCATGGTGGTGGGAAGGATGGAAATAGTGTTGGGGTGCCACCAAATATTCCTCAGACTCAGAGGCAACAGACTTTAGGGGAGATAACACTTGAGGAATTCTTAGTTAGAGCTGGAGTTGTGAGAGAAGATGCACAGTTAGCTGCTAAATCGAATAATGCTGGAGGAATCTTTGCTGATTTGTCCTATGCTGGGAATAATACAGGGCTTGCATTTGGATATCAACAATCTAATAATAGGAACACGGGTTTAATGGCTGGTAGTATCCCTAACAAGAATGGGGAAATTATTATTCAGTCTGCTAATTTACCATTGAATGTGAATGGGGTTAGATCCACGCAACAACAGCTAAGACCACAGCAACTGCAACAGAACCAACAACCACAGCCACAGCAGCCACAGCAGCAACCTATTTTCCCTAAGCAGCCTGCTTTGCCTTATGGTGCTCCTATGGGTATCCCAAATAGTGGTCAGTTGGGCAGTCCGAGAATGAGGTCGGGGATGGTTGGTATTGCTGATCCAGCACTCAACTCTAATTTCATTCAAGGTGCTTCTCTAATGGGTGGAGGAATGAATATGGTAGGTTTAGGAGCCAGTGGGGTTACTGTTGCAACAGCATCTCCAGGTGTTTCATCATCAGATGGACTTGGGAAGAGCAATGGAGATACGCCTTCTGTATCTCCAGTTCCTTATGTGTTTAATGGTGGTTTAAGAGGCAGGAAATACAGTACTGTGGAGAAGGTTGTTGAAAGGAGGCAGAGGAGAATGATAAAAAATAGAGAGTCAGCTGCTAGATCAAGAGCTCGAAAGCAG TGTTGTCAAAGGTGCACTTAA
- the LOC129902476 gene encoding THO complex subunit 5A-like codes for MKMDVTMGEPGEILPEHKPEKSPYEVLQQSKASVEEIVSKMLYMKKESTPKSEIRELVTQIFINFVSLRQANRSILLEEDRVKGETERAKAPVDFTTLQLHNLMYEKSHYVKAIKACKDFRSKYPDIELVPEEEFFRDAPEEIKNTVMSNDNSHNLMLKRFNFELFQRKELCKLREKLEQKKKALQETIANRKKFLSSLPSHLKSLKKASLPVQNQLGVHHTKKLKQVQYAELLPPPLYVIYSQLMAQKEAFGEIVDLEIVGSVKDAQAVARQQANKDTGVSASLESSKVDDDIDEEDDGQRRRKRPKKIPSKESLEQAGIYQTHPLKVTLHIYDDEKSDLQSRKLVTLKFEYLIKLNSVCVGVEGSQENADNDILCNLFPDDTGLELPHQFAKLIDHSIVFDERRTSRPYKWAQHLAGIDFLPEVSPSLRGFETSNDETSKHTAVISGLSLYRQQNRVQTVVQRVRARKKAQLALVEQFDSLMNLNWPALVGRRVPWASHDPRCSLHAWFPLGSSPSQVSSLAFTETEQGQRPTEVVVDGKSAFSKEEVESTREDGELPSLVPATSINDTNVTPIKRTDFDHSAKLAFISKSTSSPITKGKSPSFKKYGDDTDLILESDSEMDDIVQIEQDSDNTPGSGGVSDKSWVDCKVQEYCLVLIRKMDNEERKMKLESKIKISKEYPLRPPLFTLSLYEAIQPESYCKVDSSVWYNELRSMEAEVNVHILNAIPAAEENLVLAHQVRCLALLFDFYVEDGGSSSEKRRSTCVIDVGLCKPMTGQLVARSFRGRDHRKMISWKGGSCTPGYPY; via the exons ATGAAGATGGACGTAACCATGGGGGAACCCGGCGAGATACTACCGGAGCACAAGCCGGAAAAGTCGCCGTACGAGGTTCTGCAGCAAAGCAAAGCTTCAGTAGAGGAAATTGTTTCGAAAATGCTTTATATGAAGAAAGAAAGCACGCCGAAATCTGAAATTCGCGAACTTGTCACTCAGATTTTCATCAACTTCGTCTCTCTCCGTCAG GCAAATAGATCAATCTTGCTCGAAGAGGATCGTGTAAAAGGGGAAACTGAACGTGCAAAAGCTCCTGTGGACTTCACCACACTTCAGCTCCACAATTTGATGTATGAAAAAAGTCATTACGTGAAAGCTATAAAGGCCTGCAAAGATTTCAGGTCAAAATATCCTGATATTGAACTTGTTCCCGAGGAAGAATTCTTTAGAGATGCACCCGAGGAGATAAAAAACACTGTTATGTCAAATGATAACTCACACAATTTGATGCTAAAGCGGTTCAATTTTGAGTTATTCCAG CGCAAAGAATTATGCAAGCTTCGTGAGAAACTGGAACAGAAAAAAAAGGCTTTACAGGAGACCATTGCAAATAGGAAGAAGTTTTTGTCAAGTCTCCCATCACACCTAAAATCACTCAAGAAAGCATCCTTGCCGGTGCAGAACCAGCTTGGAGTTCATCACACAAAAAAGTTGAAGCAGGTGCAATACGCAGAATTGCTTCCTCCGCCTCTCTATGTTATTTATTCACAGCTAATGGCCCAAAAAGAAGCCTTTGGAGAAATTGTGGATCTGGAGATTGTTGGTAGTGTGAAGGATGCTCAAGCTGTTGCCCGCCAACAAGCAAATAAAGACACTG GTGTGTCTGCCAGCTTAGAGAGCTCTaaagttgatgatgatatagATGAGGAAGATGACGGACAAAGGAGAAGAAAGCGTCCCAAAAAGATACCCAGCAAGGAAAGTCTGGAGCAGGCTGGAATTTATCAAACTCACCCTCTTAAAGTCACACttcatatatatgatgatgagaAATCTGATTTACAATCTAGAAAACTTGTCACTTTGAAATTTGAGTACTTAATTAAGTTGAATAGTGTGTGTGTCGGAGTTGAAGGTTCTCAAGAGAATGCTGATAATGACATCTTATGCAATTTATTTCCGGATGACACGGGCCTTGAGCTTCCACACCAG TTTGCGAAGCTAATTGATCATTCAATTGTGTTCGATGAAAGGAGAACCTCACGACCATACAAGTGGGCCCAGCATCTGGCAGGCATTGATTTTTTACCTGAGGTATCACCATCGCTTAGGGGTTTTGAGACTTCAAATGATGAGACATCAAAGCACACTGCTGTTATCTCTGGTCTGTCGCTGTATCGGCAGCAAAATCGGGTGCAAACGGTTGTGCAAAGAGTTCGTGCTCGTAAAAAGGCTCAGCTGGCTCTAGT GGAGCAGTTTGACTCTTTAATGAACCTAAACTGGCCAGCTCTAGTTGGTAGAAGGGTTCCTTGGGCTTCACATGATCCTCGCTGCAGTTTGCATGCATGGTTCCCTCTTGGTTCATCTCCTAGTCAGGTTTCATCATTGGCTTTCACAGAAACGGAACAAGGTCAGCGTCCAACGGAAGTTGTGGTGGATGGAAAATCTGCCTTTTCAAAAGAGGAGGTAGAAAGCACGAGGGAGGATGGGGAGCTTCCATCCTTAGTTCCTGCCACTTCTATAAATGATACTAACGTCACACCAATTAAAAGGACTGATTTTGATCATTCTGCAAAGCTGGCGTTCATTTCAAAGAGTACCAGCTCTCCAATCACAAAGGGGAAGTCAccgagttttaaaaaatacggAGATGATACAGACCTTATTCTGGAATCAGATAGTGAAATGGATGACATTGTGCAGATTGAGCAGGACAGTGATAATACACCTGGATCCGGTGGGGTCAGTGATAAGTCATGGGTGGACTGCAAGGTTCAGGAATATTGTCTTGTTTTGATAAGAAAGATGGATAACGaggaaagaaaaatgaaattggAATCCAAG ATCAAAATCAGCAAGGAGTATCCACTGAGGCCTCCTCTTTTCACATTGAGCCTCTATGAGGCAATACAGCCAGAGAGCTATTGCAAGGTGGATAGTTCTGTGTGGTACAATGAACTTCGCAGCATGGAAGCAGAG GTCAATGTTCACATATTAAATGCTATACCTGCAGCTGAAGAAAACTTAGTCCTGGCTCATCAGGTTCGTTGTCTTGCGTTGCTGTTTGACTTTTATGTTGAAGATGGGGGTTCATCTTCTGAGAAGAGAAGGAGCACTTGTGTGATTGATGTTGGTTTATGCAAACCTATGACTGGTCAGCTTGTTGCTCGATCATTTAGAGGAAGAGATCATAGAAAGATGATCTCATGGAAAGGCGGTTCTTGCACCCCTGGCTATCCGTACTAG
- the LOC129903897 gene encoding annexin D5-like, translating into MATLSIPPVLISPRDDAMHLYKAFKGFGCDKAAVINILAHRDATQRALIQQEYRNMYSEELTKRLIKELSGKLEKAILLWMYDPAGRDAILVRQALSADTIDLRAATEVICSRTPSQIVHFKQLYHSINGIYLEHDIELHASGDHKKLLLAYVSAVRYEGPEVDRASVDHDAKALYKAGEKKLGTDEKTFIRIFSERSRAHLAAVSFAYHSMYSRQLKKAVKGETSGLFEFALLTILQCAENPAKYFAKELHKAMKGLGTNDTTLIRIVVTRTEIDMQYIKAEYQKKHKKSLNDAVHSETSGDYRTFLLSLLGPGH; encoded by the exons ATGGCTACTCTGAGTATTCCTCCAGTTTTAATTTCGCCTCGCGATGATGCCATGCACCTTTACAAAGCTTTCAAAG GATTTGGATGTGATAAAGCAGCAGTCATTAACATCCTTGCCCATCGTGATGCAACTCAGCGTGCTCTTATTCAACAGGAATACAGAAATATGTATTCTGAAGAGCTAACCAAACGCTTGATCAAAGAGCTTAGCGGTAAACTTGAG AAAGCAATCTTGCTTTGGATGTATGATCCAGCAGGAAGGGATGCTATCCTAGTAAGGCAAGCTTTGAGTGCTGACACCATTGATCTCAGAGCTGCCACTGAAGTGATATGTTCACGGACTCCTTCTCAAATAGTACATTTCAAACAACTTTACCATTCCATAAATGGTATCTACCTTGAGCATGATATTGAGCTTCACGCATCTGGTGATCACAAAAAG TTACTTCTAGCATATGTAAGTGCGGTGCGGTATGAAGGCCCAGAAGTTGATAGAGCTTCGGTTGATCATGATGCTAAAGCTCTTTATAAAGCTGGGGAGAAGAAACTGGGAACTGATGAGAAGACTTTTATACGAATTTTCTCTGAAAGAAGCAGGGCACACTTGGCTGCTGTTAGTTTTGCTTATCACAGCATGTATTCCAGGCAGTTGAAAAAG GCTGTAAAAGGTGAAACCTCTGGACTCTTTGAGTTTGCTCTCTTGACTATTTTGCAATGTGCTGAGAATCCAGCAAAATACTTTGCAAAG GAGTTGCACAAGGCAATGAAGGGCTTGGGGACGAATGATACAACTCTCATTAGGATAGTTGTCACCCGAACTGAGATCGATATGCAGTATATAAAAGCAGAGTACCAGAAAAAGCATAAGAAATCTCTTAATGATGCTGTTCATTCGGAGACGTCTGGTGATTATCGGACCTTTCTTCTATCTCTTCTGGGGCCTGGTCACTGA